The following proteins come from a genomic window of Aspergillus luchuensis IFO 4308 DNA, chromosome 3, nearly complete sequence:
- the CDC37 gene encoding Hsp90 co-chaperone CDC37 (BUSCO:EOG09262SMG;~COG:D;~EggNog:ENOG410PJFB;~InterPro:IPR004918,IPR013874,IPR013873,IPR013855, IPR038189;~PFAM:PF08564,PF03234,PF08565;~go_function: GO:0019901 - protein kinase binding [Evidence IEA]): protein MVLDYSKWDALELSDDSDIEVHPNVDKRSFIRAKQAQIHQQRAQRRHEIETLKYEHIVNNGLLSRIDKLLTALKQNEGSKSVEEVIFQNLMEFAGNPSDDHPPAAPAGVHTQEKEQPKYSQMMSALVDQVKKEMGDVSSENLYQEYIKGVQRHNDKVQGLQKELLQRLAQLEKEEGSKITSEGLHEGFNTSHIAKPGEAKGQKTETVELLNPGASTAGSSQQAAAPAADDDDEEEDPENVKASELAKRFAKINRNDYRALLQFISENPQIVAEKETDGLLVEAFNSQMEGKEDYARTCVHQGLLLQYCRSLGRDGISLFFKRITNADHQAGTLFRNDVNETYHKIKTRAAELAKDGSASNDPAGVEQIQLHAVDPNTKITINIPSAEGDDPVEVEARKVFESFSKDLQKALASESLDEVNKVLGKMSVEEAEDVVEKLGQSGMLSLEEGIVDATTEEGRKKLEEIEAENKREREEQEVGEPGGDITELD from the exons ATGGTGCTTGACTACAGCAAATGGGATGCACTGGAGCTATCTGATGACTCCGACATTGAAGTGCACCCGAATGTCGACAAGCGTTCTTTCATCCGGGCCAAACAAGCCCAGATCCATCAACAACGTGCCCAACGCCGCCATGAGATCGAGACGCTGAAGTACGAGCATATTGTCAACAACGGCCTCCTTTCACGAATCGATAAGCTTCTTACGGCCCTGAAGCAGAATGAAGGCTCCAAGTCCGTCGAGGAAGTGATCTTCCAGAACCTTATGGAGTTTGCAGGCAACCCATCGGACGACCATCCTCCCGCAGCCCCGGCAGGAGTTCATACTCAGGAGAAGGAACAGCCTAAATACTCACAGATGATGAGCGCTCTGGTTGaccaggtgaagaaggaaatgggCGACGTCAGCTCGGAGAACCTCTATCAGGAATATATCAAGGGTGTTCAGAGGCACAACGATAAGGTGCAGGGCTTACAAAAGGAGCTTCTTCAGAGACTTGCCCagcttgagaaggaagaaggcagTAAGATTACCAGCGAGGGGTTGCATGAGGGGTTCAACACTTCCCACATTGCCAAGCCTGGCGAGGCCAAGGGCCAAAAGACGGAGACAGTTGAGCTTCTGAACCCTGGAGCTTCTACGGCGGGCTCATCCCAGCAAGCTGCTGCCCCAGCtgctgacgatgatgacgaggaggaggatcctGAGAACGTCAAGGCCAGTGAACTTGCCAAACGATTCGCGAAAATCAACCGCAACGATTACCGTGCTTTGCTTCAATTCATCTCTGAGAACCCCCAGATTGTTGCTGAGAAGGAAACGGATGGTCTATTAGTTGAAGCTTTCAACAGCCAGATGGAAGGCAAAGAGGACTACGCCCGTACCTGCGTTCACCAAGGCTTGTTGTTGCAGTACTGCCGCTCCCTGGGTCGCGACGGTATCTCGCTTTTCTTCAAGCG TATCACAAACGCAGACCACCAGGCTGGAACCCTCTTCCGGAACGACGTCAACGAAACTTACCATAAAATCAAGACCCGCGCCGCGGAGCTGGCGAAAGACGGCTCTGCTTCTAACGACCCTGCTGGAGTGGAACAGATCCAGCTGCATGCAGTCGACCCGAACACCAAGATCACCATCAACATACCTTCTGCTGAGGGCGATGACCCTGTTGAAGTTGAGGCGCGCAAGGTCTTTGAATCCTTCTCCAAGGATCTACAGAAAGCCTTGGCATCGGAGTCCTTAGACGAGGTCAACAAGGTCCTCGGTAAGATGAGCgttgaagaagccgaagatgtCGTTGAGAAGCTAGGACAGAGTGGCATGCTGAGCCTGGAGGAAGGCATTGTTGATGCGACcacggaggaaggaaggaagaagctggaagaaatcGAGGCAGAGaataagagagaaagagaggaacaGGAAGTAGGTGAACCGGGAGGCGATATCACTGAGCTGGACTGA
- a CDS encoding t-SNARE syntaxin TLG2 (COG:U;~EggNog:ENOG410PGG1;~InterPro:IPR010989,IPR000727,IPR006012,IPR028673;~PFAM:PF05739;~TransMembrane:1 (i313-330o);~go_component: GO:0016020 - membrane [Evidence IEA];~go_component: GO:0031201 - SNARE complex [Evidence IEA];~go_function: GO:0005484 - SNAP receptor activity [Evidence IEA];~go_process: GO:0006886 - intracellular protein transport [Evidence IEA];~go_process: GO:0016192 - vesicle-mediated transport [Evidence IEA]) codes for MWRDRTNLYISYRQSFAHHPAKKPRYLGASNGFSDSLSQPEESRRLISETGGLDDDGDAIIEMDVLPPRWVDVQEEVTELLADIAQKSSHLDKLHQKHLLPGFGDEDVRKQDELVIERLTQDITRSFHECQKAVKKIETMVREAQRQGGVSSGDETMAKNLQISLAARVQEASARFRKKQSTYLKKLRGLEGGSAPFERSPTPMQNPYTDPSLMESDADKSFSQSTLMQTSQRLTGQNDAAIEQREREINDIAKGIIELSDIFRELQSMVIDQGTMLDRIDYNIERMGTEVKAADKELKVATNYQRRTVKRKIMLLLVIIVAGLFIVLLVKPKKHSSPDPAPAPAPPPPPQTNEQPPAMTPRAFHTIYRRRRSPSSLRIARNKWGDPDIFR; via the exons ATGTGGCGGGACCGGACCAACCT CTACATATCCTACCGCCAGTCGTTCGCGCATCATCCAGCCAAGAAGCCACGTTATCTCGGAGCTTCCAATGGCTTCTCCGATAGCCTGTCGCAGCCTGAAGAAAGCCGGCGACTCATTTCAGAAACCGGCGGTCTCGAcgacgatggcgatgcaATTATCGAGATGGACGTTTTACCCCCGCGCTGGGTTGACGTACAGGAGGAAGTGACGGAGCTACTTGCGGACATTGCGCAGAAGTCCTCCCACCTCGATAAGCTACACCAGAAACACCTTCTACCCGGATTCGGAGACGAGGACGTACGAAAGCAAGATGAGTTAGTTATAGAAAGGCTCACACAGGATATCACGCGCTCCTTTCATGAATGCCAGAAAGCGGTTAAGAAGATTGAGACAATGGTACGGGAAGCCCAACGACAGGGTGGAGTTAGCAGCGGCGATGAAACTATGGCCAAGAACCTGCAGATATCTCTTGCTGCTAGGGTGCAAGAGGCTAGTGCTCGGTTCCGGAAGAAACAGAGTACATATCTGAAGA AGTTACGAGGACTGGAGGGTGGATCAGCGCCGTTTGAACGTTCCCCGACACCGATGCAGAACCCATACACAGACCCGTCGCTAATGGAATCCGATGCGGACAAGTCGTTCTCGCAATCCACGCTGATGCAGACGTCGCAACGACTGACGGGCCAGAACGATGCCGCCATTGAACAGCGGGAACGGGAAATAAACGACATCGCGAAAGGTATCATTGAGCTGTCGGATATTTTCCGGGAGCTGCAGTCTATGGTTATCGATCAGGGTACCATGCTGGATCGGATTGACTATAATATCGAGCGGATGGGCACGGAGGTCAAGGCCGCGGATAAAGAGCTGAAAGTG GCTACAAACTACCAACGACGTACAGTGAAGCGCAAGATCATGCTCCTGCTGGTGATCATAGTCGCAGGCCTGTTTATTGTCCTACTAGTCAAGCCGAAGAAACACAGTTCCCCGGATCCCGCTCCGGCACCGGCGCCGCCACCTCCCCCGCAAACTAATGAACAGCCGCCCGCAATGACTCCTCGTGCCTTCCATACCATATACCGCCGCAGAAGGAGTCCCTCTTCATTACGGATTGCGAGAAACAAATGGGGTGACCCGGATATATTTCGATAG
- the mdr2 gene encoding ATP-binding cassette permease mdr2 (COG:Q;~EggNog:ENOG410PG0Y;~InterPro:IPR017871,IPR027417,IPR003593,IPR039421, IPR011527,IPR003439,IPR036640;~PFAM:PF00005,PF00664;~TransMembrane:6 (i177-198o218-240i306-324o330-348i404-426o446-467i);~go_component: GO:0016021 - integral component of membrane [Evidence IEA];~go_function: GO:0005524 - ATP binding [Evidence IEA];~go_function: GO:0016887 - ATPase activity [Evidence IEA];~go_function: GO:0042626 - ATPase-coupled transmembrane transporter activity [Evidence IEA];~go_process: GO:0055085 - transmembrane transport [Evidence IEA]): MRGARLLASWAPGVTARRGAQMTGSILNELYFGARPHRSGIGIFGVPSRQFSGISGSLRNNFSLTSGLSTRQSNGSRFDIIRSQLIAQSRFLSSSQRSLESKPGNSTAKSAQTNNATAQDKEDEDIDKGFELSEKGAQAAQVNLAAKLSKDGSGNKKAGFKEIWRLLLIARPEARKLGFAFFFLLISSSITMSVPFSIGKIMDAATKTSDEEGGGNLLFGLSVPMFYGALAGILTLGAAANYGRIVILRIVGERIVSRLRSKLFRNTFVQDAEFFDANRVGDLISRLGSDTIIVGKSITQNLSDGLRAAVSGAAGFGLMTYVSLKLSSVLLVLLPPIGLGAFFYGRAIRNLSRKIQRNLGTLTKIAEERLGNVKTSQSFAGEILEVNRYNNQVRKIFELGKRESLISATFFSSTGFMGNMTILALLYVGGGMVQSGGITIGELTSFLMYTAYAGSSMFGLSSFYSELMKGVGAASRLFELQDREPTISPTKGKKVESARGPIRFENVNFSYPTRPAVPIFKELNFEIPQGKNVAIVGPSGGGKSTIASLLLRFYNPTEGRVLINGQDISEMNAKSLRRKIGVVAQEPVLFSGSIAENISYGKPRATRSEIIAAARKANCQFISDFPDGLDTQVGPRGAQLSGGQKQRIAIARALIKDPDILILDEATSALDAESETLVNSALAALLRGNNTTISIAHRLSTIKRSDTIIVLAPDGKVAEQGTYEELSSRPDGAFTKLMEWQISGGENTPANAPISPATEEKLWQLEKEEAEADIEDASSERDQQKK; encoded by the exons ATGCGCGGAGCCAGGTTGCTGGCTTCCTGGGCCCCCGGCGTCACCGCCAGACGGGGAGCTCAGATGACTGGGAGCATACTTAATGAGCTTTACTTTGGAGCTCGACCACATCGATCTGGAATTGGCATCTTTGGCGTCCCTAGCCGACAATTCTCGGGCATTTCGGGTTCATTACGCAACAATTTCTCGCTGACGTCTGGTCTATCCACCCGTCAAAGTAACGGTTCACGGTTCGATATCATACGGTCGCAATTAATAGCGCAATCTCGGTTCTTATCCTCTTCGCAACGGTCATTGGAATCCAAGCCAGGAAACTCAACGGCTAAATCTGCCCAAACGAACAACGCCACGGCTCAggacaaggaagatgaagacataGACAAGGGCTTCGAGCTCTCCGAAAAGGGAGCGCAGGCTGCGCAGGTAAACCTTGCTGCTAAGCTGTCGAAAGATGGATCTGGTAACAAGAAAGCCGGCTTCAAAGAAATATGGAGACTCCTGCTCATTGCCCGACCCGAAGCTAGAAAGCTCGggtttgctttctttttcctgcttATTTCGTCATCGATCACCATGTCCGTTCCCTTCTCCATCGGCAAAATCATGGATGCAGCTACAAAGACCTCTGATGAAGAGGGCGGTGGAAACCTGCTCTTCGGCTTGAGTGTACCGATGTTCTATGGAGCTTTGGCTGGTATCCTTACACTGGGTGCCGCTGCGAACTATGGCCGCATTGTCATCCTCCGTATCGTTGGAGAGCGCATCGTCTCAAGGCTTCGCTCTAAGCTCTTCCGTAATACTTTTGTGCAAGATGCGGAATTCTTCGATGCGAACAGAGTGGGCGACTTGATCTCACGACTCGGTTCTGACACCATTATCGTGGGCAAAAGTATTACGCAGAACTTGTCGGACGGCTTACGAGCAGCGGTTAGTGGTGCAGCAGGCTTTGGTCTGATGACCTATGTCAGTCTCAAGCTGTCCAGTGTCTTGCTTGTGCTATTGCCTCCGATTGGTCTCGGCGCCTTCTTCTATGGTAGGGCGATAAGGAACCTCAGTCGCAAGATCCAGAGAAACCTCGGTACTTTGACCAAGATTGCGGAAGAGCGTCTTGGTAATGTCAAGACTAGCCAGTCTTTTGCTGGTGAGATCCTCGAAGTGAACCGGTACAATAACCAAGTGCGCAAGATCTTCGAGCTTGGCAAGAGGGAATCTTTGATTAGCGCTACCTTCTTCAGTTCC ACTGGCTTCATGGGCAACATGACAATCCTTGCATTGCTTTATGTTGGAGGCGGCATGGTTCAGTCAGGTGGCATCACTATTGGAGAGTTGACATCCTTTTTGATGTATACTGCTTATGCCGGTTCCAGCATGTTCGGTCTCTCTAGCTTCTACTCCGAACTGATGAAGGGTGTTGGAGCTGCTAGTCGTCTCTTCGAATTGCAGGATCGTGAGCCAACGATATCCCCGacgaagggcaagaaggttGAATCCGCCCGTGGTCCTATTCGATTTGAAAACGTGAACTTCAGCTATCCCACGCGACCTGCCGTTCCTATTTTCAAGGAATTGAACTTTGAGATCCCGCAAGGAAAGAACGTTGCCATCGTCGGTCCCTCGGGTGGAGGAAAGTCAACTATTGCTTCGCTTCTACTGAGGTTCTACAACCCAACCGAAGGACGGGTCCTGATTAACGGCCAAGACATCAGCGAGATGAACGCCAAGTCCCTTCGAAGGAAGATTGGTGTTGTTGCTCAGGAACCTGTCCTGTTCTCGGGATCAATTGCTGAGAACATTTCTTATGGCAAGCCACGGGCTACTAGGTCAGAGATCATCGCAGCAGCCAGAAAGGCGAACTGCCAGTTTATCAGCGATTTT CCCGATGGACTCGATACTCAGGTTGGACCTCGCGGCGCTCAACTTTCTGGTGGCCAAAAGCAGCGCATTGCCATTGCTCGTGCTCTCATCAAAGATCCCGATATCTTGATTCTGGATGAGGCAACCTCTGCTCTTGATGCAGAATCTGAGACATTGGTCAACAGCGCTCTTGCTGCCCTTCTTCGTGGAAACAACACGACCATCAGCATCGCCCACAGACTGTCTACGATCAAGCGCTCTGATACCATCATCGTCCTTGCCCCTGATGGAAAGGTGGCCGAACAGGGAACTTACGAGGAGCTTAGCTCTCGTCCTGACGGCGCCTTCACAAAGCTGATGGAATGGCAAATCAGTGGTGGCGAGAACACGCCAGCAAACGCCCCTATCAGCCCAGCGACAGAAGAGAAATTGTGGCagttggagaaagaggaagctgaagctgacATCGAAGATGCCAGCAGCGAACGCGATCAGCAGAAGAAGTAG
- a CDS encoding CTD-interacting domain-containing protein (COG:A;~EggNog:ENOG410PF96;~InterPro:IPR006569,IPR008942;~PFAM:PF04818): MAYTDDAVKAKLSALNETQEGIVTVAQWVMFHRRHAERTAQLWLQKLRDSPAPKRLNLIYLANEVAQQSRARRKEDFLIAFSPIIAEATAIAYKGSSNDIQQKIRRVVEVWRQRSIFELPIQEAVEARVDEIDKSRSTGKKPLLGGSLFSSSSGSTPSELQPLVPLQVAVSKATVASTASATAANAEYDKMHDPNTPLPTPPVHAARLSQLLKALANAESSVSEVIKSRTALIEGLEKLLATNRSALSKEQSMVAQLTERKSETEATKREVEDGIMRGLAAENSPAINHGDAGPEGEPISRPEVEALTPPPVEAITPVGSPKQAAQDSDFSAVPPQPQILGGFTLPGFGNPADSSLSAAGFPPAGLGEHQTDGSNGLHAKRRKVTHEEEDYARFAGGDLDADVAELLKQEGDSQQ, from the exons ATGGCCTATACGGATGATGCTGTGAAAGCGAAGCTTTCAGCCCTCAACGAAACCCAGGAAGGCATTGTCACAGTTGCGCAATGGGTCATGTTTCACAG GCGACACGCCGAACGAACCGCACAGCTCTGGCTGCAGAAACTCCGCGATTCCCCAGCACCGAAGCGCCTGAACCTGATATATTTGGCCAATG AGGTCGCGCAACAATCCAGAGCTCGCCGGAAAGAGGACTTCCTCATCGCATTCTCGCCG ATCATCGCAGAGGCCACAGCTATCGCATACAAAGGTTCCTCAAACGATATTCAGCAAAAGATTCGTCGCGTGGTTGAAGTATGGAGACAGAGATCTATCTTTGAACTTCCCATTCAGGAGGCCGTAGAAGCTCGAGTAGATG aGATCGATAAGTCCCGCTCTACCGGTAAAAAGCCGTTGCTAGGAGGGTCCCTCTTCTCGAGCTCGTCAGGCTCTACACCGTCTGAACTTCAGCCTCTAGTGCCTCTACAGGTAGCCGTTTCAAAGGCTACCGTGGCTTCAACTGCATCTGCCACAGCTGCGAATGCAGAGTATGATAAGATGCACGACCCCAACACGCCTTTGCCTACCCCTCCAGTGCATGCGGCGCGGCTTAGCCAGCTGTTGAAAGCCCTTGCGAATGCAGAAAGCTCTGTATCCGAGGTCATCAAATCACGCACCGCTCTCATCGAGGGTCTCGAGAAGCTCCTCGCAACCAATCGCTCAGCTTTATCCAAGGAACAATCAATGGTCGCACAGTTGACGGAAAGAAAATCGGAGACGGAAGCCACCAAAAgagaggttgaagatgggaTCATGCGCGGGCTCGCTGCCGAGAATTCGCCTGCGATCAACCATGGCGATGCTGGGCCAGAGGGAGAGCCTATTTCTCGTCCAGAAGTTGAGGCCCTGACTCCTCCACCAGTTGAGGCCATTACACCTGTTGGCTCTCCCAAGCAGGCCGCACAGGACTCAGACTTCAGCGCAgtacctcctcaaccccagaTACTGGGTGGATTTACCCTGCCTGGTTTCGGAAATCCGGCCGATTCTTCACTTTCGGCGGCGGGCTTCCCTCCCGCGGGACTCGGCGAGCACCAAACAGACGGTTCGAACGGGCTCCATGCCAAGAGACGCAAGGTTACgcatgaagaggaggattaCGCTCGATTCGCAGGCGGCGATTTGGATGCTGATGTAGCTGAGCTCTTGAAGCAGGAAGGTGATTCCCAGCAATAG
- a CDS encoding nucleoside transmembrane transporter FUN26 (COG:P;~EggNog:ENOG410PM8K;~InterPro:IPR036259,IPR002259;~TransMembrane:10 (i45-70o82-103i115-135o141-161i221-243o280-302i314-331o351-370i382-400o420-443i);~go_component: GO:0016021 - integral component of membrane [Evidence IEA];~go_function: GO:0005337 - nucleoside transmembrane transporter activity [Evidence IEA];~go_process: GO:1901642 - nucleoside transmembrane transport [Evidence IEA]): protein MERIRGLIARRPTYEAIEQPVDADNESIHSAREGLEHPRFSKYEYAVFFLLGVSMLWAWNMFLAAAPYFYHRFHTDDWAATHYQPSILTVSTVTNLGSSFILAKLQKGASYPKRVTISLLINIVVFTLLAFSTILMKDVSVSTYFGFLMIMVFGASLATGINQNGVYAYVSGFGREEYTQAIMGGQGVAGVLPCIVQILTVISVPSKKEGQKAPQESSKSAFAYFITATAVSSFALLAFLSLIKQRASSTLLDPTDDHSDSDVPENKSVSLWTLFKKLRFMATAIFLCFTVTMTFPVFTAEIESVHDTPGRSRLFDQAVFIPLAFFFWNAGDLLGRMLVLFPRLSLVNRPFVLFLFSIARAAFIPLYLLCNIRGRGAVVESDFFYLFVVQLLFGISNGYLGSNCMMGAGQWVSPDEREPAGGFMALMLVGGLTAGSLMSFLVAEA from the exons ATGGAGCGTATCCGCGGGCTGATCGCTCGCCGGCCTACGTATGAAGCAATCGAGCAGCCGGTTGACGCCGACAATGAGAGCATTCACTCTGCTCGTGAGGGGCTGGAGCATCCCCGTTTCTCCAAATACGAATATGCAgtattcttcctcctggGAGTGTCGATGCTATGGGCATG GAACATGTTCCTCGCTGCTGCACCATACTTCTACCACCGTTTCCACACAGACGACTGGGCAGCAACCCATTATCAACCTTCAATATTGACTGTATCCACCGTTACTAACTTAGGTTCCTCGTTCATCCTGGCCAAGCTGCAGAAGGGAGCATCATATCCGAAGCGGGTCACTATCTCTCTGCTTATCAACATCGTGGTATTCACGctcttggccttctccaccatcttgATGAAAGATGTCTCAGTGAGCACATACTTCGGCTTTCTCATGATCATGGTATTCGGGGCCAGTCTTGCGACCGGAATAAATCAAAATGGCGTGTACGCTTACGTCTCCGGCTTCGGAAGAGAGGAGTATACCCAAGCCATCATGGGCGGCCAAGGCGTAGCGGGTGTCCTACCCTGCATTGTCCAGATCCTCACCGTGATCTCCGTAccaagcaagaaagaaggacAGAAAGCACCACAAGAGTCATCCAAATCCGCTTTTGCCTACTTCATCACGGCCACAGCCGTGTCGTCCTTCGCTCTGTTggccttcctctccctcataAAGCAACGcgcatcatcaaccctcTTAGACCCAACAGACGATCACAGCGACTCAGATGTGCCCGAGAACAAGTCCGTCAGCCTCTGGACGCTCTTCAAGAAGCTCCGCTTCATGGCCACAGCCATCTTCCTTTGCTTCACCGTCACCATGACCTTCCCCGTCTTCACAGCGGAGATCGAATCCGTCCACGACACTCCCGGACGATCACGACTCTTCGACCAGGCTGTCTTCATCCCTcttgcattcttcttctggaaCGCAGGTGATCTGCTGGGCCGAATGCTCGTCCTATTTCCCCGTCTGTCCTTAGTGAACCGTCCCTTTGTGCTGTTCCTCTTCTCGATTGCTCGAGCCGCATTCATCCCGCTGTACCTCCTTTGCAACATTCGCGGCCGAGGGGCAGTGGTGGAAAGTGACTTTTTCTACCTGTTCGTCGTGCAGTTGCTGTTCGGCATAAGTAACGGGTACCTGGGGAGTAATTGCATGATGGGTGCTGGACAGTGGGTGTCTCCTGACGAACGTGAACCTGCAGGTGGGTTCATGGCATTGATGCTCGTAGGCGGGTTGACTGCGGGAAGCTTGATGAGCTTTTTGGTTGCTGAGGCTTGA
- the CAM1 gene encoding calmodulin (COG:T;~EggNog:ENOG410PK2F;~InterPro:IPR011992,IPR039030,IPR002048,IPR018247;~PFAM:PF00036,PF13499,PF13405,PF08726,PF13202, PF13833;~go_function: GO:0005509 - calcium ion binding [Evidence IEA];~go_process: GO:0019722 - calcium-mediated signaling [Evidence IEA]), producing the protein MRSLGQNPSESELQDMINEVDADNNGTIDFPEFLTMMARKMKDTDSEEEIREAFKVFDRDNNGFISAAELRHVMTSIGEKLTDDEVDEMIREADQDGDGRIDYNEFVQLMMQK; encoded by the exons ATGCGCTCCCTCGGCCAGAACCCCTCCGAGTCTGAGCTTCAGGACATGATCAACGAGGTTGACGCTGACAACAACGGAACGATCGACTTCCCCG AATTCCTTACCATGATGGCTCGTAAGATGAAGGACACCGACTCCGAGGAGGAAATCCGCGAGGCTTTCAAGGTCTTCGACCGCGACAACAATGGTTTCATCTCCGCCGCGGAGTTGCGCCACGTCATGACCTCCATTGGCGAGAAGCTCACTGACGACGAAGTCGATGAGATGATCCGTGAGGCTGAccaggatggtgatggccgCATCGACT ACAACGAGTTCGTCCAGCTCATGATGCAAAAATAA
- a CDS encoding clathrin light chain CLC1 (BUSCO:EOG09264XOC;~COG:U;~EggNog:ENOG410PN4N;~InterPro:IPR000996;~PFAM:PF01086;~go_component: GO:0030130 - clathrin coat of trans-Golgi network vesicle [Evidence IEA];~go_component: GO:0030132 - clathrin coat of coated pit [Evidence IEA];~go_function: GO:0005198 - structural molecule activity [Evidence IEA];~go_process: GO:0006886 - intracellular protein transport [Evidence IEA];~go_process: GO:0016192 - vesicle-mediated transport [Evidence IEA]), which translates to MADRFPSLEDFSAGQTEVVETNGASDENDFLARERAMLGDDAEQFATPQDHVADDINNDDDLLGGADAAPSAGGAEPQEIAGFESSFPALDTQNEQVAPGGTITGSGAPFPPTGYSNYTSQAPEEEPEPVREWRERRDADIQRRAEISEEKKEATIKKAREDIDDFYVSYNNKTDKLRAQTRAEADQFLSNREDTSSGGTSWERIAKLVDVSGKGTKGGASGSGKERFRELLLDLKKDQNAPGVSGV; encoded by the exons ATGGCGGATCGTTTCCCTTCATTGGAGGACTTCTCTGCAG GCCAGACCGAAGTTGTTGAGACCAACGGTGCCTCAGATGAAAATGACTTCCTAGCTCGCGAACGTGCTATGCTCGGTGATGATGCAGAACAATTTGCGACTCCCCAAGATCATGTCGCCGACGACATAAACAATGACGACGACTTGCTGGGAGGTGCGGATGCCGCCCCGTCCGCGGGTGGTGCTGAGCCTCAGGAGATCGCTGGATTCGAGTCTTCCTTCCCTGCTCTCGACACACAAAACGAG CAAGTTGCTCCTGGCGGCACAATCACTGGGTCGGGTGCCCCCTTTCCACCCACCGGGTATTCCAACTACACCTCTCAAGCCCCGGAGGAGGAGCCAGAGCCCGTCAG GGAATGGCGTGAGCGGCGAGATGCGGACATTCAGCGCCGTGCGGAGATctcggaggagaagaaggaagctACCATAAAGAAGGCGCGCGAGGATATTGACGACTTTTATGTCTcatacaacaacaagacCGACAAGCTTCGTGCCCAGACTCGCGCTGAGGCAGATCAGTTCCTGTCCAACCGGGAGGACACTTCTTCGGGAGGTACTAGCTGGGAACGCATCGCGAAGCTTGTCGATGTCTCCGGAAAGGGAACCAAGGGTGGTGCCAGCGGCTCCGGCAAGGAGCGCTTCCGAGAGTTGCTCCTTGACCTTAAGAAGGACCAGAATGCCCCTGGTGTCAGCGGCGTTTAA